The sequence GGATGAGTCACCAGTAGCTTAATACTCTGcagagaagattttaaaaaaccaagcATCTATAGTGCATCATCCGCACTGTCCAGTGTACAGTCAGTGCTACTACACATATGAAGAAACAGGAAGGTGTGACCCAGTGAGCAGAAGCAAACCCTAAAGTGACCCTTTTCTTGGAATTTGCAGACACAGAATTTAAAgcacatattttacatatgttcagagatttaaagaaaaataggccaggcacagtggctcacgcctgtaatcccagcactttgggaggccacgacAGGCATATTGTTTGAGTcaaggagttccaaaccagcctggacaacatggtgaaagcccatctcttaaggggagaaaaaaaaaaaggaagtgttaATGACTTAACTGCAAATGGGCAGTCTCACACAGAATGGTAATAAAGAATCACATGAAAATGCTGAAACTGAAAGCTGCAGTATCTAAGATGAAACATCCACTGGAGGGTGATAGAACAAATTCATCAGAAGAAtaggaaaaaagtagaaaaatgtggACAGAGTCTCAGTATTATAGGGACAAATTCAAACAGCCTAACATATGTGTAATTGGAGAACCAGGAGGAGCAAAGAGAGAgataggaacagaaaaaaaagatttcaagaaataatggctgaaaatttcccGAATTTGGTGAAATATATCAACTCACAAATTCAAGAAGTTCAACAAATCTCTAAGTACAAAGAAAACCATATCTAAGTAAGTcatagtcaaactgctgaaaagcaaaggtaaagagaaaatcttgaatgCAGCCAGAAGTAAAAGACACGTAAACAGGAGGAGAACAATATGACTGACTTTACACATGAACACTGGAGACCAGAAGCCAGAGGAACAGGATTGTtaaactgcagaaagcaaaaacCTATCAATTTGCCAGACTTCGTTTTCAAATCTAAAGTCAAAGTaagaacatttttagaaaaacaaaaacagaaatcaacAGCAGCGGTCCCAGAAAGCTTTTCACACTAAAGGAAAATGACAGTGCGTGGTAATTCAGATCCATAGGAAGAAATAGTAACCACTAGAAATGGCAAATAGaaacatctgtttttttcttcttaaattattcAAAAGTTAACTGACTAattcaaaaattataacactgGATTGTATAGTTTATAGCGTATGTAGATTTAGATTATTTGACAGTGGTAGTACAAAGAATGATAAGATAACAGAAATTAGACTTTTGCAAGTCTCTGATATTTTACATAAAGTGCTACATTTTAAACTCTAAGTAGACTGTAGAAAAACGTGCAGTAGtccagacacagtgactcacacctgtaatcccagcactttgaaaggccaagacaggtagatttgagaccaggagttcaagaccagcctgtccaacatggcaaaaccccgtatctactaaaaatacaaaagttagccaggcatggtggcacttacctgtagtcccagctacttgggagactgaggcacaagaattgcctgaacccggaagacagaggttgcagtgagccaagatcacaccactgcactccagccgaggtgacagagcaagactgtctcaaaaaaaaataaaaatgtgcagTATATATTATAGTTACAAAAAcaacaacttaaaaaataatacaagcaaGTACAGTTCAAAAGTCAGTAGAGAAGTTAATATACTAAAATTGAACACTAAGAAAAATTCAAGCAacacaaaacaggaaaagaaaggaggagcaggaattttttaaaaaatggaacagatacaggccaggcacggtggctcacgcctgtaatcccagcactttgggaggccgaggcgggtggatcacctgaggtcaggagttcaagacaagcctgaccaacaaggagaaaccacgcctctactttaaaaaaaaaaaacacacacacacacacacaaaattagctggacagagtggcgcatgcctgtaatcccagctacttgggaggctgaggcaggagaatcgcttgaacccaggaggcagaggctgcagtgagctgagatcacgccattgcactccagcctgggcaacaagagtgaaactccgtctcaaaaaaaaaaagaaaagaaaagaaaagaaagagaaatggaacagatgtaaaacaaaatgatagACCTAAATCCAAATATATTAGTGAATACATTAAATGTAAAGGAGCTGAACTGTTGAACCTTCCACTTAAAAGGCAAAGGTTGTCAAAAATCAGAACCCAACCATGTGCTGCTTATAAGAGGactactataaatataaaaacaaagttaGAAAATTATAGAATGTAAAAGGATATagtatgcaaataaaaaacaaaagaaacccatGTGGTTATATAATATCAATAAAATGGACATGAAAACAAAGTGGAAGAAGGACATGGTGAGAAGAATTATTGAGGAACTTTCTGTGTTGATAGAACTGTTTGACATCTTAGTGGATGGTACTCACACAGATGTATGCATTTGTCAGTTTATCAGATTGTACTGTGAAgatctttgcttttctctgtatGAGTTTTACCTTACGAAtttgaaggaagaaggaaaacacGACCCTGTAAAGAACATTGCCAATATAAGTACATCAAAAATGAAAGCTAACACCATAACCTTTATTCCGTCTGTGCACTtctgtctcattttctcttgtgCTGTTGAAGTCAACCCAACACTTTATCTCTTTTTTACTCAGtagtatagttttcttttctgtggtgCTTTCTTGCTTAtaacctttatttttgttttcttctctctaaaaCTTAATGTCTCCTTTATTGGAAGTTAGTAGGCTTTCACCTCAGAGGCAGGGGTTTCTCACAAAGACTGGTAACAGTTTCTGTGTATGGACAGCGAGGTCTGACACTTAGTTTGACAGCTCCCCACGCTCATGCAGTTCTTACTCATTTGTTCACCAATTTTTGATAACCTATAGCATGTCAGATGCTAGGCCCTGAGATAAAATGGCGTGCCCAGCAGACATGCTGACatccctcatggagcttacagtcacAACTTCACTTTCTTTGGTAAAACTCAAATTAATACAAAACTTTAAAAGCCAAAAGGTCAAACTCATTGGATAGGGAGTTCCAGAATCCATAGTTGTGTATGTGGTTTATGTATGTGCACCAAATGCTCGTCTGTGATCATTCCTGCCTGTGTTCAGGGGTAAACCACCATTAACAACAGGATGCAGATACAGTGTCATCAGGTCATAAGTAGGGGTCAGGCTTCAGAGTCAGGGTGTAAGACAAAAATTACGTATAGGCAGAATTCTTGTCATTAAACATTGGCATCATATTCAGTGGGTGAGATGCTCACACAGGACGTGTGCCCAAGAACCGAGGTTGACTGGGGAAAGAACTTCGCAGCCTCCGTTTCACACTCATCGAAACAGCTCACCGAATCACGCTTGTTGTTCGGATGGTtattcctctcccttctctttcctccctgttGTGTGTCACGGGCGTGGAGGCCAGGGTGATGAGTGGGAAGAAGCTGTGTATACAGGGTTAGattcatgtaaatgaaatgaGATCTGTACCCAGCATTTGGGAATTGCCACATGCATGGAGATATCAAAAAAGCAAGTCTCAAACTCATCCAAGTAGTGAATGTAAATGTGTACTCATTTCTGAAGGACAATCAGTGTTCACATTCCAGGGTTTTCTTTATGACACCCAAATGCAGCCACTTCTCTGGAGAACTATGTATAGCATTATTTTTATCTCCGTGATAGTTAGGGAAGCCAAAGTTTAAAGGACTATTGAACAAATGAATTTGGGAATTATAACACTGAGTTCAATTAAAAAGCCTTTTGAGCTGAAACAATTGTTTATAGCACCATATTTAAGTCCTATAAAACTGTATTCTAAACTATCTTCTGAGAGACATTTCAGTGTTACGTTGAAAGTTTTTGCCTTTGGTAATTACTGGTTCATTTGCTTTAAAGCAGCATGTCATTTTCTTTGGCTTAAGAGAAAGATTACTTTTTGTGCAGGGATAATGGGCTTGTAAGTCTAGTGTAAAACGTATTTAACCGATTCTcccaattttctttattttccctcctCTGCAGTTTCGTGCCTTAGCACCAATGTACTATCGAGGGTCGGCTGCAGCTATAATTGTTTATGATATCACAAAAGAAGTAAGACTATATAGCTTTCTTTAGATTGTTTTGAAAACTCTCTTTTGGTTGGTTAGATCTCCAATTGCTCTCCTTTTTTTGTGTTACAGGAGACATTTTCAACATTAAAGAATTGGGTGAAAGAGCTTCGACAGCATGGCCCACCTAATATTGTAGTTGCCATTGCAGGAAATAAGTGTGATCTTATCGATGTAAGGTAAGTGATTAGAGCAAGAGATTACAATACCTATTATGTGTTCCTTTTCTTAATGAGCAATATCCAGAATAAGagtcttgcttttattttgtctCTGACATTGAAAAATTCCTTTTGCTTATGTGGTTGGAGTCCTAAAGTTTCAAACTAAAATTAAGATTTCAGGCATTTGGagctaattatattttatatatatagacagGTGTGCAATTTACGGAAATACTGGTTGCTTTGCACCCGACATTATCTGAGATCAGAGCAGCCCCCAGGCTCCCATGACTTAGAATACTTGAACGCAGAAAGCACATTTATTGGCAGTTTCTCTGGGCCACTTCCATCATTCCCAGAGCAAGGGCTTTTTGAGAATTGTGGCTGGAGAAAAAACCCTGCCAACCCTAATCATTCCATTAGCTACATTACTAGTGGTACcgagttttgtttcattttgtttgtttacccATGGATGTGAGGTAGTCAGGAAGACCGTGTCTCAGGGCCCAGCCAGCAGCCATTTAGGTCATCCTTTGTCCTCATAAATCTGGTTAACTACTGGGTAGGTGGGGGTACAACTAAGATCTTTGTGGGTAGAATTTCTGATACGTAGTTGTTGCCTTTCAGAGAAGTCATGGAGAGAGATGCAAAGGACTACGCCGACTCTATTCAtgcaatttttgtagagaccagcgCAAAAAACGCGATAAACATAAATGAACTCTTTATAGAAATTAGTGAGTATCTCTGTGCCTTATCCATTTCCTCTGTAAAAGCAACTTAACACAGAATGATCTTCCTAGTTAGAATTCCCATCTTACTTAGAGCAGTCTAGTCTCTGATACTGCGATCAGTGAAACGAGATTGGAGAAGGTAAGAGTAATGGCCGGTTTTCATATCATGTTACAGTTGCTGAAGAGCTGTTGCCCTTCTGGAAAGAATGTTGCTACTGAATAAATAATGCACAGGGTATTGAGGTCATGAAAGCAGTcccatttctttctctatttaaatttttttaaattttttccattaGTCGTCCAAGGTcattgaaaatgaacaaaatgaataaaggaaaatgaaatgcaGGTATACTTGCACTGTAAGAAAACCCTCAAAAATAATACTAGACAAGTGAAAGGCAAGACCtgttttccctctttcccttccctttccagaaGTGTTAATATGATGATACTAGACAGGAGAGGGGCTGCTGCATGCCTTTGGGATCCTCTGAAGATTGTAtctatgtttattcatttcattcaaattcatcaaaatatttattgggaGCTGTTCCAGGCTCAGGGGAAATAGCCATGAAGAAGATAGACGCAGCCCCTGCTCTCCTGGAGTGCACATTCTACAGAGGGAAACAGACAGTGAACACCAAATAAATAGGATCATTTCAGATCATAATAACTGATACgaagaaaataatttaggatGAAGCGAAGGAATGTCTGCAAGcaatcagggaaggcctctctaaGGAGATGCTATCAGAGCTGAGGTCCAAGGGAGCAGGCCCTGCAGAGGTATGGGGAGTCACATGAACTGAACTTGTCAGACTTCCAGGTGGAGAAAAGCAGAACGCCGTGAGAGCAGGGTGGATGTAGCGTTAAGATCCACCATGTGGTTGAGAGCCAAGGGGACTGAAGCAGAGTGGGTCCTTTGCCATTGGGTCAAGGAGGGGCATGCACTCCAGAGCCCACCAAGGCCAGGCAAGGATGACCCATGAGCAGAGCAGGCCCAGGTGAAGCCCTGGGAACCCCACTAAGGCCAGGCCCAGCTCTATCAGCTGGGACCACACTGGAATGTGGGCCCCTGGTTGGTAAggttcttttcacatttttttttacgTGTCCCATTGTTTAGATCTGGCCAATCATTTAAGTATTTTCAGAGTCCTTTGCAGGCCTAAGGAGCCCATCTGCTGCCAGATATGGCCAGTGAACTACTTACTGCACCCTCTAGGCCAGCGCCTTCATTTCAGTGTTAAAAAGTCATGATGtccctgggcatggtggttgtcacttataatcccagctactccagaggctgaggcaggaggatcacttgaggtcaggagtttaagaccaccctgggcaacagtaTAACcctatgtcttaaaaaataataaaataaaaatactagggcattgtagcatgcacctgtagtcccagccacttgggaagccgaggtgggaggatggcttgagcccaggaatttgaggctgcaataagccattgattgcaccactgcactccagcttaggtgacagagcaaaaccctctctcttaaaaaaacaaaaatcatgtttATTGTTGTCCTAGATGTAAATAGCAGGTACCCAGATGAATTTTTGAAAGGCAACATAAAACCAGTTGGGAATTTTTCACAGCTCAAGCTAAAATACCTAAGTGTGTGGTGTCATGAGTATGTTAAAATTACCGCTATCTTTTTGTGTTCTTTACTTTAGTGGTATTAAAAACAGGAAggtaggccagacatggtggctcacacctgtaatcccagcacttcgggaagccaacgtgggtggattacctgaggtcaggagttcgagaccagcctggccaacatggtgaaaacccatctctactaaaaatacaaaattagctaggtgtggtggtgcatgcctgtaatcccagctacttgggaggctgcggcaggagaatcgcttgaacctagggggtggagattgcagtgagccaagatcacgccattacactccagcctgggcaacaaaagcaagactccatctccaaaaaaaaaaaaaaacgaaggtAGTAGTAAACCAACAATGAAATTCTTATATAAAAACTAGTATGTACATATTCATtttaactgtgaaaaataaaacctaTATGTTCACAAAGATTAGAAAAATTGAGAGACATGTACATAGACTTTATTGTCCACTGGTTTAGTAAAACTGcatgagcacagtgcctggcacactgaCTTTGTATTGAAGTGTAGTAGACATACAGAAATGTGCACATATCAGAAGTACAAAGCTCagtgaattttcacaaactgaataTACTCCAGTGCTTGGCACTCTGGTTGGGACATGGCCATTCCTACACCCAAGGGTAACCGTCCTGATACTAATTCTCAGATTGGTTTATCtggttttgttttacatatattttgtactttatatttttaaaaacatactcgGTTTCCTCtgtgtatctggcttctttcattctgCATTACATTTTTAGACCATCCATGTCATTGCATCTAGCTGTGAATGATCCATTCTCATGACTGGTTTGTGCGTGTCAGTGTCAGGGTCCAAGTTGTGGGGATAAGGGGGCAGTGAAGAATACCCACAGTATAATTATCCATTCTGCTGTTGCTAGACATTTGGGTAGCTGTTTCCAATTTAGAGTTATTACAAACAGTACTGCTCTAAACATTCTGATCATATTCTTTGGTGAACATCTGTACACATTTTTGTTAGGTGTATTTATACCCACAAGAAAAATTGCTGGTCGTTGAGTATGCATGCATTCAGTACAGCTTTACCGCCAACCAGTTTTCAAAGTGGTAGTTGTACTAGTTGACACCCACACCAGTAGTGTATGAGAAGTCCGGTCACTTTCTGTCTCTGGTGGGTAGGCAGTGATCTCCATTTTCATGACAGTTAATGAAGTTGAGCACATTTCCGAATATTGATTTACATTTGTCATATCTACATATCCTCCTTTGTGAAGGGCCTGTTAAGTCTTTTGCCTGTTTTCCTGTTGGGTTACCTGCCTTCttcttaatgttttatagttctttATTTTGGAGATGAGTCCCTTATTGACTATGTATATTGGAAATATCTTCTAATGTATGGCTTGCCTTTGTTTTCTTAGTCAACTCCTTCAATGGATTGAAGTTTTTAATCTTCATATAATCTAATTGATCcttgttttcctttgtgtttagCTGCTTTCGGTTTTTTGGTTGCTGTTTTAGAAATCATTACCTAATCCCAGCTCATGAAAATagtctcctcttctttcttttaaaaatattatttgtttaacAATTTTTTGATGTCATACTTCACAGATGTCTCTTAGATACCAGCTATATTTCAATATCCATTTATTGAGAATAATGACAAGAAGCTTGGGTAAAACTTTTAAACGAATTTGTAGTATATTCACAGCGGTGTCTAGTCATTTGAAAAGTAGTTACAAGACACTGGGAGATACTTTCTTAATATGGAAACCATGCTGTGTACTCCCCACACAGATCTGCAGACAGCTCAAAGTGGTGGAGGCTCAAGGCTTGACAGAACCTGAAAGTCAGTGGAGAGGCCATCTTAGCCTTGTTAATGCCAAAAAATGTGCATGTCCATTTATTCCATGTTTATAAAATACTTCTGTGTCAGGTATTGTGCTGATAAGGTACTGGAAACATAAAGATGGGCAAATAGGATCTCTTGCCTAGAAGAGCTTAGGATCTAATGCGAGGGAGATAGTCATGTAAACAGATATGAGATATGTGTTGTAACCTATTTCTGGTGTCCTGATTGATTGTAGTGTCTGAGATGTTAGAGAGTAAGGAAGTGGGAGAATGTCAGGAAAGCCTTTGTACAAGAAGCAACCCTTGAGTTATAAgccaggtaggtaggtaggtgatTTAAGGATTCTCTCGAAATTGGCATTATGCTTCACGGAGCAGTGAAGTGAAACCTGTTCATTGTCATGCATTGTTGGTAGGAGAATGTAGTGGCACAGCCTCTTCAGAGAGTAATTTGGCAGCATCTGTCAAAATGTAAATTGCACATTCTTCCTGCGTTTACGCTGGATAGACACTGGAATACAACGTATGTGTCAGACAAACGCCCAGGAGTAGAATGCCGTGACCTGGCTCTTCTGCTCCTGGCATTAATCCTGCACATACACTCGTAAGCTGACAGAGATGCTTCTTGCATCTTTGTTAATAACATCAAAATGTTGGAAACAAACTAAACATCCATCAGTAGAGAAGTGGTTAAATGAATGGTGGTCCATCTGCAAATGCAGTATTGTAGAGCTGTTAAAAAGAAggcagcaggccaggcacagtggctcacaccagtaatcccagcactttgggaggctaaggcaggcagattgcttgaagtcaggagttcgagaccagcctggccaacatggcgaaaccccgtctctactaaaaatataaaaattagccgggcatggtggtacatgcctgtagtcccagctacttgggaggctgaggtgggagaatcgcttgaacctaggaagcttaggctgcagtgagccagattatgccactacactccagcctaggtgacagagcaggtaagcctgtctcaaaaaaaaaaaagtaggcagcTCTTTCTCCATGTACTATGATGCCACAATCCCCAGGATGTGTTGAGTCAAAGTATCATGGTGGAGAATGGTGCCTACGGTTTGCTTTATTTCTTGCCCCATTTGGCCTTGGAAAGGGGAGATGGGTAGGGATGTAGGTGTGCCTGAGTGTTTGTGCATATATGTCTCTGGAAGCCTGTACGAGAAATGGGCCACAGTGGTGGCCTTGTTATGAGACAGAGGGACAGCCATGTTCtgattgaactttttaaaaataaatcgtATGTATTACCTactcaaaacaaaatgtttttaatgtgtggctttttttaatcaaaaagctTTTATTAAGTGCTGTGTGATATCCTTGTTTGGATCCTGGGGCAGAAACACGACATGCGGAAAAACTGATGCTATCTGAAAAAAGTCTGGAGTTAATAGTGATGTGGCAATGTTGAACTCTTCATTTTGACAAATGTCCCATGGTAATATGTCAGCACTGGGGGAAACTGGGTGGGAGGTACCCAGGAGCTCTATCATCTTTGCgacttttctataaatctaaaattattttagtataaaaagtttattaaactttttttttttttttttaacttcagtgAAACCTGTCAAATTGCATCAGCAAAATTGTGTCTGAGAAAGTTAAAGCTCACTCCCTTCCCTCTTCTCATCTT comes from Macaca fascicularis isolate 582-1 chromosome 10, T2T-MFA8v1.1 and encodes:
- the RAB22A gene encoding ras-related protein Rab-22A isoform X3, with protein sequence MYYRGSAAAIIVYDITKEETFSTLKNWVKELRQHGPPNIVVAIAGNKCDLIDVREVMERDAKDYADSIHAIFVETSAKNAININELFIEISRRIPSTDANPPSGGKGFKLRRQPSEPKRSCC